One genomic region from Haematobia irritans isolate KBUSLIRL unplaced genomic scaffold, ASM5000362v1 scaffold_52, whole genome shotgun sequence encodes:
- the LOC142242576 gene encoding uncharacterized protein LOC142242576 → MANIGGPLPKKRKLLMEACNSILLYGCEVWGMSLQARQRANKLLSVQRTAALREASAYRTVSAPAIQVISGMIPIDLQVEERMEIYALKQRAEADRTQENLIKMGTMRKWQNRRYLHKMKKCNSPNCIYEEEEYVDDVEHTFFHCKRWRIERDAVNRQVGQISPETIVHKMISDEQYWLTIARYCEDVLRKKKIDLDS, encoded by the exons ATGGCAAACATTGGAGGTCCTCTGCCGAAAAAGAGGAAGTTATTAATGGAGGCATGCAATAGCATTCTCCTCTACGGATGCGAAGTTTGGGGTATGTCACTCCAGGCACGACAAAGAGCCAATAAACTTCTCTCAGTTCAGCGTACGGCAGCATTAAGAGAAGCTTCTGCGTATCGCACTGTGTCGGCTCCGGCCATACAGGTTATATCTGGAATGATCCCGATAGATCTCCAAGTGGAGGAACGCATGGAAATATATGCCCTAAAACAAAGGGCAGAAGCCGATCGAACtcaagaaaatttgatcaaaatgggGACGATGCGAAAATGGCAAAATAG GAGATATCTGCACAAGATGAAAAAATGCAACTCTCCAAATTGCATATATGAAGAAGAAGAATACGTCGATGATGTGGAACATACGTTCTTCCACTGTAAACGATGGAGAATAGAACGCGATGCGGTTAATCGACAAGTGGGTCAAATCTCACCCGAAACTATAGTGCACAAAATGATCTCTGATGAGCAGTATTGGCTGACTATAGCTCGCTACTGTGAAGATGTATTGAGGAAAAAGAAAATTGACTTGGATTCATAA